In one Bactrocera tryoni isolate S06 chromosome 5, CSIRO_BtryS06_freeze2, whole genome shotgun sequence genomic region, the following are encoded:
- the LOC120777843 gene encoding extensin-2, with product MISQLSIFVLTALTSSTLAQYNYQPPLKRGDYNYSPPEEPFNEAPPSKSFSDLQLFTSAPKLVDKASAPALGYTYTKPDVPFTLPTPIKISITAKPPSNFSGLPTRVPNLKGYEYAHPAVSFTYPSINLKSNPTPVSSQLPKITLIPALKSRESVLSPPSSHLKSSGYTYPHPVISFTIPKEGESHPSTVPTAHPTTDFSYDTSTPSINFTSDPSISPIRSTNTTYYPKIKGYPYTRPSVSFAILGRIIKDKPTQLPKLKGYFYPKPKEPLTLPNIFPKSKDNLKTKQGIILKTETKAYTEVSTHRSTSKISPTSSKGYFYSPPEVPFTLPPHNSITRPSEVQITHSTNSSSKLNSYPETSPLKRANGYVYSRPDTPFKTPTRLPINKAYTEVSTDRSTSTISPTSSKGYSYSSPEVPFTLPLENSITQTSEVQRNSSSILISYPETSPLKRANGYVYSRPDTPFKTPTRSPITISSSLPKSNGYLYIPPDINFNIPSSTPTANRSPTKIFGYSYKPPKVPFTNPKTTSKTDMPPSSTLLKSQKQTKPVVNSNYLELPQVGYIYPKPAIPFGF from the coding sequence ATTTCCCAATTGAGTATTTTCGTGTTGACAGCGTTGACATCAAGTACGCTAGCCCAGTATAACTATCAACCACCATTAAAACGCGGAGATTACAATTATTCACCACCAGAAGAGCCTTTCAACGAAGCACCACCGTCCAAGTCTTTTTCagatttacaattatttacctCTGCACCAAAACTTGTGGATAAAGCTTCAGCTCCGGCTCtgggatatacatatacaaaaccaGATGTGCCATTCACACTACCCACACCAATCAAGATCAGTATTACTGCAAAGCCTCCATCAAACTTTAGTGGATTGCCTACACGTGTTCCAAATTTGAAAGGATATGAATACGCTCATCCGGCTGTCTCATTTACCTATCCGTCAATTAATTTGAAAAGCAATCCAACTCCGGTTTCTTCGCAACTaccaaaaataactttaattccagCCTTGAAATCAAGAGAATCAGTATTAAGTCCACCTTCCTCTCATCTAAAGTCTTCGGGATACACTTACCCACATCCTGTTATTTCATTTACAATTCCGAAAGAAGGAGAATCACATCCCTCGACAGTACCTACCGCCCATCCAACAACAGATTTCTCTTACGACACTTCTACCCCTTCGATAAATTTTACCTCGGATCCAAGCATATCACCAATAAGATCAACAAATACAACGTATTATCCAAAAATAAAAGGATACCCCTATACGCGACCTTCTGTTTCATTTGCAATTCTAGGAAGAATTATAAAAGATAAACCAACACAACTGCCGAAACTTAAGGGATATTTCTATCCTAAGCCCAAAGAGCCTTTAACACTACCAAACATATTTCCGAAGTCAAAAGACAATCTTAAGACCAAGCAAGGAATTATCCTTAAAACTGAAACCAAAGCGTATACTGAGGTATCTACTCATCGTTCGACTAGTAAAATATCACCAACATCATCGAAGGGTTACTTCTATTCACCGCCGGAAGTGCCGTTTACATTACCACCCCACAATTCGATTACTCGACCATCTGAAGTGCAAATAACGCATTCAACGAACTCCTCTTCTAAATTAAATAGTTATCCAGAAACATCGCCCCTTAAACGAGCTAATGGATATGTTTACTCACGACCTGATACTCCTTTCAAGACTCCAACAAGGTTACCAATCAACAAAGCGTATACTGAGGTATCTACTGATCGTTCGACTAGTACAATATCACCAACATCATCGAAGGGTTACTCCTATTCATCGCCGGAAGTGCCGTTTACATTACCACTTGAAAATTCGATTACTCAAACATCTGAAGTTCAAAGGAACTCCTCTTCTATATTGATTAGTTATCCAGAAACATCGCCCCTTAAACGAGCTAATGGATATGTTTACTCACGACCTGATACTCCTTTCAAGACTCCAACAAGGTCACCAATCACCATTTCGTCGTCACTCCCAAAATCTAATGGATACTTATATATACCgcctgatattaattttaatattcctTCAAGTACCCCAACTGCTAATCGTTCACCAACAAAGATTTTTGGATATTCGTACAAACCGCCCAAAGTTCCTTTCACAAATCCAAAAACAACATCAAAAACTGATATGCCACCATCTTCCACATTATTAAAATCACAGAAACAAACTAAACCTGTCGTTAATTCAAATTATCTGGAACTTCCTCAGGTGGGTTACATATACCCTAAACCAGCCATACCCTTTGGATTCTGA